One part of the Mesorhizobium sp. M4B.F.Ca.ET.058.02.1.1 genome encodes these proteins:
- a CDS encoding branched-chain amino acid ABC transporter permease, which produces MSAIATELPAAELSTGAGLPKWLAPLILVAFAYTVVPLIGGSYLFEAILLPFLALSLAGVGLNLLTGYAGQMSLGSAAFMAAGAFAAYNFNLRIEGLPLVASIILSGLVAAAIGIVFGLPSLRLRGFYLAVSTLAAQFFVQWALTKFSWFSNDSASGVIDAPRLVIAGFEFEGAVGRYLFALTVVVILTFLAYRLVESQTGRNFIAIRDNETAARIIGIPVLKTKLLAFAISSFIIGVAGVIWAFAYLRTVEPAGFNLDRSFQILFIIIIGGLASIRGAFLGAALIVVFPLALSRLGNFLLGDVFDSGVLDMSQRIVLGALIILFLILEPDGLVALWDRVRRRLLLAWQSS; this is translated from the coding sequence ATGAGCGCGATCGCAACCGAATTGCCCGCAGCCGAATTGTCCACGGGCGCAGGCCTGCCGAAATGGCTGGCGCCGTTGATCCTCGTCGCCTTCGCCTACACGGTCGTGCCGCTCATCGGCGGCTCCTATCTGTTCGAGGCGATCCTGCTGCCGTTCCTGGCGCTCAGCCTGGCGGGCGTCGGGCTGAACCTCCTCACCGGCTATGCCGGCCAGATGTCGCTCGGCAGCGCTGCTTTCATGGCGGCAGGCGCTTTCGCGGCCTATAATTTCAACCTGCGCATCGAAGGCCTGCCGCTCGTCGCCAGCATCATCCTCTCCGGCCTCGTCGCCGCCGCCATCGGCATCGTCTTCGGCTTGCCAAGCCTGAGGCTCAGGGGCTTCTACCTGGCTGTCTCGACGCTCGCCGCGCAGTTCTTCGTGCAATGGGCGCTGACCAAGTTCAGCTGGTTCTCCAACGACTCGGCCTCGGGCGTCATCGACGCGCCCAGGCTTGTTATCGCCGGCTTCGAGTTCGAGGGTGCGGTCGGCCGTTATCTCTTCGCGCTCACCGTCGTCGTCATCCTGACCTTCCTCGCCTACCGGCTGGTCGAGTCGCAGACGGGGCGCAACTTCATCGCCATCCGCGACAACGAGACGGCGGCACGCATCATCGGCATACCGGTGCTGAAGACGAAGCTGCTCGCCTTCGCCATCTCGTCCTTCATTATCGGCGTCGCCGGCGTCATCTGGGCCTTCGCGTATCTCAGGACCGTCGAGCCGGCCGGCTTCAATCTCGACCGCTCGTTCCAGATCCTGTTCATCATCATCATCGGCGGCCTCGCTTCGATACGCGGCGCGTTCCTCGGAGCGGCGCTCATCGTGGTCTTTCCGCTGGCGCTGTCGCGCCTCGGCAATTTCCTGCTCGGCGACGTGTTCGATTCAGGCGTGCTCGACATGAGCCAGCGCATCGTGCTCGGCGCCCTGATCATCCTCTTTCTGATCCTGGAACCCGATGGGCTGGTCGCCCTGTGGGACAGGGTCCGAAGACGGCTCCTGCTCGCCTGGCAATCGAGCTAG
- a CDS encoding branched-chain amino acid ABC transporter permease yields MGDFDYQFFLEVLTGGLLSGVMYSLVAIGFVLIYKTSGVLNFAQGALLLFAALTFVSLVERGVPFALALAVTFAIMVALGIGIERAVLRPLTNKPPITLFMATLGLSYIIEGAAQLIWGTQVHGLELGIEDVPLEVGGVLISQFDIFAAAVAAAMVLLLSLFFRYTRIGLSFRAVADDQFAALAVGLRLPLIWASVWAAAGLVALVAGLLWGARLGVQFSLSLVVLKALPVLVLGGFDSILGAIVGGLLIGASEKLAEVYIGDYFGGGIESWFAYVVALVFLLIRPSGLFGQKLVERV; encoded by the coding sequence ATCGGCGATTTCGACTACCAGTTCTTCCTCGAGGTGCTGACAGGGGGGCTGCTCTCAGGTGTCATGTACTCGCTGGTCGCGATCGGCTTCGTGCTGATCTACAAGACTTCCGGCGTGCTGAACTTCGCGCAAGGGGCGCTGCTGCTCTTCGCGGCTCTGACCTTCGTCAGCCTCGTCGAGCGCGGCGTTCCGTTCGCGCTGGCGCTGGCTGTCACCTTCGCCATCATGGTGGCGCTCGGCATCGGCATCGAGCGCGCGGTGCTGCGGCCGCTGACCAACAAACCGCCGATCACGCTGTTCATGGCCACGCTCGGCCTCTCCTACATCATCGAGGGCGCCGCCCAGCTCATCTGGGGCACGCAGGTGCACGGCCTCGAGCTCGGCATCGAGGACGTGCCGCTGGAAGTCGGCGGCGTGCTGATCAGCCAGTTCGACATCTTCGCCGCCGCCGTGGCCGCCGCCATGGTGCTGCTCTTGTCGCTGTTCTTCCGCTACACCCGCATCGGCCTAAGCTTCCGCGCCGTCGCCGACGACCAGTTCGCGGCACTTGCCGTCGGCCTCAGGCTGCCGCTGATCTGGGCGAGTGTGTGGGCCGCGGCCGGCCTTGTCGCCCTGGTGGCCGGGCTGCTGTGGGGCGCGCGTCTCGGTGTCCAGTTCTCGCTGTCGCTGGTGGTGCTGAAGGCGCTTCCCGTGCTCGTGCTCGGCGGCTTCGATTCCATCCTCGGCGCCATCGTCGGCGGGCTCTTGATCGGCGCCAGCGAGAAGCTCGCAGAGGTCTACATCGGCGACTATTTCGGCGGCGGTATCGAAAGCTGGTTCGCCTATGTCGTCGCGCTCGTCTTCCTGCTGATCCGTCCCTCCGGCCTGTTCGGCCAGAAGCTTGTCGAAAGGGTCTGA
- a CDS encoding ABC transporter ATP-binding protein, with product MPTANYAFGVAEASVYAPEILARGLSDGQPSHKDEPVSADASPALLAMEGIGLSFGGVVALADVDLSVEPGEIRAIIGPNGAGKSSLINVISGVYRADRGHVALHGVRYAQVLTQRLARLGVARTFQNLALFKGLNVLDNVASGLAYKTRSNFAGQILGLGRSRREQAEQRGRADQILEFLHLTAVRDRLAGTLPYGLQKRVELARALVAEPRLLLLDEPMAGMTAGEKIEMAAYVRAARDRFATTVVLIEHDVGVVMGLSDRIAVLDYGRKIADGTPDEIRNDQRVIDAYLGVASDNEDGAGI from the coding sequence ATGCCGACCGCCAACTACGCCTTTGGAGTGGCCGAGGCTTCGGTCTATGCGCCGGAGATCCTGGCGCGAGGCCTGTCGGATGGGCAGCCATCGCACAAGGACGAGCCGGTTTCGGCCGACGCTTCACCGGCGCTGCTTGCGATGGAAGGCATCGGTCTGTCTTTCGGCGGCGTGGTGGCGCTGGCCGATGTCGATCTTTCCGTAGAACCGGGCGAGATACGCGCCATCATCGGGCCGAACGGCGCCGGCAAGAGCTCGCTGATCAATGTCATCAGCGGCGTCTACCGGGCCGATCGCGGCCATGTCGCGCTGCACGGCGTGCGCTATGCTCAGGTTCTGACGCAGCGTCTGGCGCGCTTGGGGGTCGCCAGGACATTTCAGAACCTCGCTTTGTTCAAGGGTCTCAACGTCCTCGACAATGTCGCGTCGGGTCTTGCCTACAAGACGCGGTCCAACTTCGCCGGCCAGATCCTCGGGCTTGGCCGCTCGCGCCGCGAGCAGGCCGAGCAGCGCGGCCGCGCCGACCAGATCCTCGAATTCCTGCATCTGACCGCGGTGCGCGACCGGCTTGCCGGCACCTTGCCCTACGGCCTGCAGAAGCGGGTCGAGCTTGCCCGCGCGCTGGTCGCCGAGCCGCGCCTGCTTTTGCTCGACGAGCCGATGGCCGGCATGACCGCCGGCGAAAAGATCGAGATGGCGGCCTATGTGCGCGCCGCCCGCGACCGCTTCGCCACAACCGTCGTGCTGATCGAGCACGATGTCGGCGTCGTCATGGGCCTTTCGGACCGCATCGCCGTGCTCGACTACGGGCGCAAGATCGCCGACGGCACACCCGACGAGATCAGGAACGATCAGCGCGTAATCGATGCCTATCTCGGCGTCGCCTCCGACAATGAGGATGGGGCAGGCATATGA
- the sfnG gene encoding dimethylsulfone monooxygenase SfnG, which translates to MPQNDRDAVKFAYWVPNVSGGLVISNIEQRTNHSAEYNRKLAQIAEKAGFDYALSQIRFTAGYGADEQHESVSFSHDLLAATTSLKVIAAILPGPWNPALAAKQLATISYLTNGRVAINLVSGWFRGEFHAIGEHWLDHDERYRRSEEFIRALRGIWTEDSFTFRGDFYRFNQYSLKPKPPQPLPEIFQGGSSRAARDMASRVSDWYFTNGNTPEGIARQVDDIQAKAKANDHSVKVGVNAFAIVRKTEEEAKAVLAEIIAKANPEAVNAFGHEVKNAGKASPEGEGNWAKSSFDDLVQYNDGFRSNLIGTPRQVAERIVELKRAGADLILLGFLHFQEEVEYFGKHVIPLVRELEARQAETVLAAE; encoded by the coding sequence ATGCCACAGAACGATCGCGACGCAGTCAAATTCGCCTATTGGGTACCGAACGTCTCGGGCGGGCTCGTCATCTCGAACATCGAGCAGAGGACCAATCATTCGGCGGAGTACAACCGCAAGCTGGCCCAGATCGCCGAGAAGGCCGGCTTCGATTATGCGTTGAGCCAGATACGCTTCACCGCCGGCTACGGCGCCGACGAGCAGCATGAATCGGTGTCGTTCAGCCATGACCTGCTTGCCGCCACCACAAGCCTGAAGGTGATCGCAGCGATCCTGCCCGGTCCGTGGAATCCGGCGCTGGCCGCCAAGCAGCTCGCCACCATCAGCTACCTGACCAATGGCCGTGTCGCCATCAATCTCGTCTCCGGCTGGTTCCGCGGCGAGTTCCACGCCATCGGCGAGCACTGGCTCGACCATGACGAACGCTATCGGCGCTCGGAAGAGTTCATCCGCGCGCTGCGCGGAATCTGGACCGAGGACAGTTTCACCTTCCGCGGCGACTTCTACCGCTTCAACCAGTACTCGCTGAAGCCGAAGCCGCCGCAGCCGCTGCCGGAAATCTTCCAGGGCGGCTCGTCGCGCGCGGCCCGCGACATGGCCTCCCGCGTGTCCGACTGGTATTTCACCAACGGCAATACGCCGGAGGGGATCGCCAGGCAGGTCGACGACATCCAGGCCAAGGCCAAGGCCAACGACCATTCGGTCAAGGTCGGCGTTAACGCCTTCGCCATCGTGCGCAAGACCGAGGAAGAGGCGAAGGCCGTGCTGGCCGAGATCATCGCCAAGGCCAATCCGGAAGCGGTCAACGCCTTCGGCCACGAGGTCAAGAACGCCGGCAAAGCCTCGCCGGAAGGCGAGGGCAACTGGGCGAAATCGTCCTTCGACGACCTAGTGCAGTACAATGACGGCTTCCGCTCGAACCTGATCGGCACGCCGAGGCAGGTGGCCGAGCGCATCGTCGAGCTGAAGCGCGCCGGCGCCGATCTTATCCTGCTCGGCTTCCTGCATTTCCAGGAAGAGGTCGAGTATTTCGGCAAGCACGTCATCCCGCTTGTGCGCGAGCTGGAAGCAAGGCAGGCCGAAACGGTTCTCGCCGCCGAATAA
- a CDS encoding FAD/NAD(P)-binding protein, which yields MNALPPRPRSHIAILGGGFSGAAVAWHLARQRPHASVTVIEPRPFLGGGLAYSSEEPSHRVNVPAARMSLVPDEPEHFLRWLAHDGEVGRDPDSVWRNGDVFPRRRVFGRYVAEQLAPFVETGAVRHLRDDVRKVRRSSDGGWTVFTSDQPISADVVVLAMTHPSPDVPAFLKPVAATRGFVADVYARDALGSIAPGASVLIVGSGLTSADTVAELDRRGHRGRILAVSRHGLRSRGHPDVRGEPFGDFVSAPASTALALLERVRSTLAAAEAAGVNWQSVFDQLRLQGPLVWSALGTEERMRLVRRLRVFWDVHRFRIAPQVASVLERRRAEGTFDNIAASLVASKQDGDRLAVSLRRRGQKQIETLQFDTVVNTTGPAHGKALHLNPALRSLAEAGLIRADRHGLGIETGLDSRAVGPKGAPLAGLFVAGPLARGTFGELMGLPEVARHAQAVASEIEGRLGALPSIPAAG from the coding sequence GTGAACGCGCTGCCGCCCCGGCCGCGAAGCCATATCGCCATCCTCGGTGGCGGTTTCTCGGGCGCGGCCGTTGCCTGGCACCTGGCCAGGCAGCGTCCGCATGCATCCGTCACGGTGATCGAGCCGCGCCCGTTCCTGGGTGGCGGGCTAGCCTATTCCAGCGAGGAGCCGTCGCATCGCGTCAACGTTCCCGCGGCCAGGATGAGCCTGGTCCCGGACGAGCCCGAGCATTTCTTGCGCTGGCTCGCCCACGACGGTGAAGTCGGGCGCGATCCGGACTCGGTCTGGCGCAACGGCGACGTCTTTCCGAGGCGGCGGGTCTTCGGCCGCTATGTCGCCGAACAGCTGGCGCCTTTTGTCGAGACTGGAGCGGTCCGCCACCTGCGTGACGACGTGCGGAAGGTGAGGCGCAGCAGCGACGGCGGCTGGACTGTTTTCACCTCGGATCAGCCGATCTCGGCCGACGTGGTCGTTCTTGCCATGACGCACCCGTCGCCCGATGTTCCTGCCTTCCTGAAGCCGGTCGCCGCCACGCGCGGCTTCGTTGCCGATGTGTATGCCCGGGATGCGCTCGGTTCGATCGCTCCCGGGGCGTCGGTGTTGATCGTCGGCTCCGGCCTGACCTCGGCCGACACCGTCGCCGAGCTCGACCGCCGCGGCCATCGCGGCCGCATCCTGGCCGTGTCGCGGCATGGGCTGCGCTCGCGCGGGCATCCGGATGTTCGCGGCGAACCGTTCGGCGATTTCGTCTCGGCGCCGGCCAGCACCGCGCTTGCATTGCTCGAGCGCGTTCGTTCGACATTGGCGGCAGCCGAGGCCGCCGGCGTCAACTGGCAGTCGGTCTTCGATCAGCTTCGCTTGCAGGGACCGCTGGTGTGGTCTGCGCTCGGCACTGAAGAACGCATGCGGCTGGTGCGCCGGCTGCGCGTCTTCTGGGACGTGCATCGCTTCAGGATCGCGCCGCAGGTCGCCAGCGTGCTCGAGCGCCGCCGTGCCGAGGGCACGTTCGACAACATCGCGGCCAGTCTGGTGGCCTCGAAGCAGGACGGGGATCGCCTGGCGGTTAGCCTGCGGCGGCGCGGCCAAAAGCAGATCGAGACGCTGCAATTCGACACCGTGGTGAACACCACGGGACCGGCGCATGGCAAGGCGCTCCACCTCAACCCCGCGTTGCGTTCGCTTGCCGAGGCCGGCCTGATCAGGGCCGATCGTCATGGGCTCGGCATAGAAACAGGCCTCGATAGCCGTGCCGTCGGCCCTAAGGGCGCGCCGCTTGCGGGGCTGTTCGTCGCCGGTCCGCTGGCGCGCGGCACTTTTGGCGAGTTGATGGGGCTGCCGGAAGTCGCTCGCCATGCGCAGGCGGTCGCCTCGGAAATCGAAGGCCGGCTCGGCGCCCTGCCTTCGATCCCGGCCGCGGGCTGA
- the ssuD gene encoding FMNH2-dependent alkanesulfonate monooxygenase encodes MSAEIPDRIKVLWFLPTHGDSRYLGTSEGGRAVDLDYLTQVAQAADTLGYYGVLLPTGRSCEDSWVVASALAPLTKRLRFLVAVRPGLQSPTLAARMTATLDRISNGRLLINVVTGGDPLENKGDGIFLSHAERYEVTQEFLQVYKRLLRGETVEHEGRHFHIEDGRLLFPPVQAPYPPLYFGGSSDAGSVVAAEEIDKYLTWGEPPADVERKLDGVRKLADKAGRKLSFGIRLHVIARETTAEAWAAADRLISRLDDATIASAQKVFARMDSVGQARMSALHGGDRSKLEIAPNLWAGVGLVRGGAGTALVGDPATIAQRIDEYRRLGIDTFILSGYPHLEEAYRFGELVLPHLPTDHLVKVAGSSVNTGPFGETIAGDHRPKSLASAS; translated from the coding sequence ATGAGTGCCGAAATTCCCGATCGCATCAAGGTGCTGTGGTTCCTGCCGACGCATGGCGATAGCCGATATCTCGGAACATCCGAAGGTGGCAGGGCGGTCGATCTCGACTATCTGACCCAGGTGGCGCAAGCGGCCGACACGCTTGGCTACTATGGTGTGCTTTTGCCGACCGGTAGATCATGCGAGGATTCCTGGGTCGTCGCCTCAGCGCTGGCGCCGCTGACGAAACGGCTGCGCTTCCTGGTCGCGGTGCGGCCGGGCCTGCAATCGCCGACGCTTGCCGCGCGCATGACGGCGACGCTCGACCGCATCTCCAACGGCCGGCTGCTGATCAACGTGGTCACCGGCGGCGATCCGCTTGAAAACAAGGGCGACGGCATCTTCCTGTCGCATGCCGAGCGCTACGAGGTGACGCAGGAGTTCTTGCAGGTCTACAAGCGGCTGCTGCGTGGCGAGACGGTCGAGCACGAGGGCCGGCATTTCCACATCGAGGATGGCCGGCTGCTGTTCCCGCCGGTCCAGGCGCCCTATCCGCCGCTCTATTTCGGCGGCTCGTCCGACGCCGGGTCCGTCGTGGCTGCCGAGGAAATCGACAAGTACCTGACCTGGGGCGAGCCGCCGGCCGATGTCGAGCGTAAGCTCGACGGCGTGCGCAAGCTCGCCGACAAGGCGGGCCGCAAGCTCTCCTTCGGCATCCGCCTGCATGTCATCGCCCGCGAGACGACGGCGGAAGCCTGGGCGGCCGCCGACCGGCTGATCAGCCGGCTCGACGATGCGACCATCGCCTCGGCGCAGAAGGTGTTTGCCCGCATGGACTCTGTCGGCCAGGCGCGAATGAGCGCGCTGCATGGCGGCGACCGGTCGAAGCTTGAGATCGCGCCGAACCTCTGGGCCGGCGTCGGGCTGGTGCGGGGCGGCGCCGGCACGGCACTTGTCGGCGATCCCGCCACGATCGCCCAGCGCATCGACGAGTACCGCCGGCTTGGCATCGACACCTTCATCCTGTCGGGCTATCCGCATCTCGAGGAAGCCTATCGCTTCGGCGAGCTGGTGCTGCCGCATTTGCCGACCGACCACCTGGTCAAGGTCGCAGGTTCCTCCGTCAATACGGGTCCGTTCGGCGAGACCATCGCCGGCGACCATCGGCCGAAATCGCTCGCCAGCGCATCGTGA